In the genome of Penaeus vannamei isolate JL-2024 chromosome 26, ASM4276789v1, whole genome shotgun sequence, one region contains:
- the LOC138866601 gene encoding salivary glue protein Sgs-3-like, with amino-acid sequence MVSATIRELPTTVKPVTESINLTTTSTTVMMPPLTDKSTIDQLVTIKPITGQPTTANLNTEQPVTVTQTTGQSLTEMPITEQPVTDKAPIGQPTTDKSTSGDPITVKSTIEENLTNKPTAGQPATDKPTTEQPVTKESSKQAVTVKPTQMDEPTTGLPATQPNQESTANPPSATNATQSVADEQVTLLTITGEQFNASEAYIMHTCSLQKPD; translated from the exons atgg TATCAGCAACGATAAGAGAGTTGCCTACAACAGTGAAGCCAGTTACAGAATCAATTAATTTGACAACTACATCAACCACAGTGATGATGCCACCTTTGACAGATAAGTCAACCATAGACCAACTGGTTACTATTAAGCCAATCACAGGACAACCTACGACGGCAAATCTTAATACAGAGCAACCTGTTACTGTAACCCAAACGACTGGGCAATCTTTGACTGAAATGCCAATAACAGAGCAACCTGTAACTGATAAGGCACCCATAGGCCAGCCTACAACTGACAAGTCAACCAGCGGTGATCCAATAACTGTTAAATCAACCATAGAGGAAAATCTGACAAATAAGCCAACTGCAGGACAACCTGCAACTGATAAGCCAACCACAGAGCAGCCTGTCACCAAGGAGTCGTCGAAGCAGGCTGTGACGGTAAAGCCAACTCAAATGGATGAGCCAACCACAGGCTTACCGGCAACTCAACCGAATCAAGAGTCAACTGCAAACCCCCCGAGCGCGACAAATGCCACACAATCAGTTGCAGATGAGCAAG TAACTCTACTTACAATAACAGGCGAACAATTTAATGCTAGTGAGGCCTACATTATGCATACTTGCAGCCTCCAGAAGCCAGActga